A single region of the Microlunatus panaciterrae genome encodes:
- a CDS encoding GolD/DthD family dehydrogenase, with translation MSDPLDALLDFSLRGKVALITGGASGIGLAISQAFARRGAVIAIVDRAEPEARERAAALGADHRAFRCDVTSQPEVTATVDRIVEQLGRIDILVNCAGLALLAPAEDLTLHDWDTTIAVNLTGTFLMSQAVGRQMLRQGSGKILNLASQAAHVALDDHLAYCASKFGVLGLTKVLASEWAGRGIQVNSLSPTVVMTDLGRKAWEGEKGDVLKDRIPTGRFAEPEEIAAAALFLASAAADMINGADLLVDGGYTIR, from the coding sequence ATGTCGGACCCGCTCGATGCCCTGCTCGACTTCTCGCTGCGAGGAAAGGTGGCACTGATCACCGGCGGAGCTTCCGGGATCGGGCTGGCCATCTCCCAGGCCTTCGCCCGCAGGGGAGCAGTGATCGCCATCGTCGACCGAGCCGAGCCGGAGGCTCGGGAAAGGGCCGCCGCGCTGGGTGCGGACCACCGCGCCTTCCGCTGCGATGTGACGAGCCAGCCGGAGGTGACGGCGACGGTCGATCGAATCGTCGAGCAGCTCGGCCGGATCGACATCCTCGTCAACTGTGCCGGGCTGGCCCTGCTGGCGCCCGCCGAGGATTTGACGCTCCATGACTGGGACACCACGATCGCAGTGAACCTGACGGGCACGTTCCTGATGAGCCAGGCGGTGGGCAGGCAGATGCTCCGGCAGGGATCGGGCAAGATCCTCAACCTGGCATCCCAGGCCGCCCACGTCGCGCTGGACGATCACCTCGCCTACTGCGCCTCGAAGTTCGGGGTGCTCGGTCTGACGAAGGTGCTGGCCTCCGAGTGGGCGGGCCGCGGCATCCAGGTGAACTCGCTCTCACCCACCGTGGTGATGACCGACCTCGGCCGGAAGGCCTGGGAGGGGGAGAAGGGCGATGTGCTGAAGGACCGGATCCCCACCGGTCGCTTCGCCGAACCCGAAGAGATCGCGGCAGCCGCACTGTTCCTGGCCTCCGCTGCCGCCGACATGATCAACGGCGCCGACCTGCTCGTCGACGGCGGGTACACCATCCGATAA